A window from Actinomycetospora corticicola encodes these proteins:
- the selA gene encoding L-seryl-tRNA(Sec) selenium transferase gives MTPDPRRRIPRTDAVLAEPRVAAAVAVVGRARVKDVVLGAQQRARAGEIGPDDVVDAVVAALPRSAASLRPVLNATGVVLHTNLGRAPLSGAARDALVTAAGTTDVELDLATGGRGRRGAGAMAALADAVPDAGGVHVTNNGAAALILAATALAAGREIVIARGEMVEIGDGFRLPELLESTGARLREVGTTNRVRVDDYAAAVGPDTGMILKVHPSNFVVQGFTSSVPAGELTGLGVPVVADIGSGLLAPHPLLPHEPDAATELRAGVPLVTASGDKLLGGPQAGLLLGDAALVHRLRRHPLARALRVDKLTLAALEATLRGPVPPVRAMLEADVAVLRDRAAAVAAAVGGEAVDCAAQVGGGGAPGVDLPSAAVALPADYAEALRAGDDPVVGRVEQGRCLLDLRAVPAEDDARLVAAVLAVAGERRSSHPTTATTLPCHEGSTS, from the coding sequence GTGACCCCTGATCCCCGGCGGCGCATCCCGCGCACCGACGCCGTCCTCGCCGAGCCGCGGGTGGCGGCCGCCGTCGCCGTCGTCGGGAGGGCGCGGGTGAAGGACGTCGTGCTCGGGGCGCAGCAGCGGGCGCGGGCCGGGGAGATCGGCCCGGACGACGTGGTCGACGCGGTGGTCGCAGCGCTCCCCCGCAGTGCGGCGAGCCTGCGTCCGGTGCTGAACGCGACCGGCGTCGTGCTGCACACCAACCTCGGGCGGGCGCCCCTGTCGGGCGCCGCGCGGGACGCGCTGGTCACGGCGGCGGGCACCACGGACGTCGAGCTGGACCTCGCCACCGGCGGGCGCGGCAGGCGGGGCGCCGGCGCCATGGCGGCGCTGGCCGACGCCGTGCCCGACGCGGGCGGCGTGCACGTGACGAACAACGGCGCGGCGGCGCTGATCCTGGCGGCCACGGCGTTGGCGGCCGGGCGGGAGATCGTCATCGCGCGGGGCGAGATGGTCGAGATCGGCGACGGGTTCCGGCTCCCGGAGCTGCTGGAGTCGACGGGGGCACGGCTGCGGGAGGTCGGCACCACGAACCGCGTGCGGGTCGACGACTACGCGGCGGCGGTCGGCCCGGACACCGGGATGATCCTCAAGGTGCACCCGTCGAACTTCGTGGTGCAGGGCTTCACGTCGAGCGTGCCGGCCGGGGAGCTGACCGGGCTGGGCGTGCCCGTGGTGGCCGACATCGGGTCGGGTCTCCTCGCGCCGCACCCGCTCCTGCCGCACGAGCCGGACGCCGCGACCGAGCTGCGCGCCGGCGTCCCGCTGGTGACGGCGAGCGGGGACAAGCTGCTCGGGGGCCCGCAGGCGGGGCTGCTCCTCGGCGACGCCGCCCTCGTCCACCGGCTCCGCCGGCACCCGCTCGCCCGCGCCCTGCGGGTGGACAAGCTGACGCTCGCCGCCCTCGAGGCGACCCTGCGCGGGCCGGTGCCGCCGGTGCGGGCGATGCTCGAGGCGGACGTGGCCGTGCTCCGCGACCGGGCCGCCGCGGTGGCCGCGGCCGTGGGCGGGGAGGCCGTCGACTGCGCCGCGCAGGTCGGCGGCGGCGGGGCGCCGGGGGTGGACCTCCCCAGCGCCGCGGTGGCCCTCCCGGCGGACTACGCGGAGGCGCTGCGGGCCGGGGACGACCCCGTCGTCGGGCGGGTGGAGCAGGGCCGGTGCCTGCTCGACCTGCGCGCGGTACCCGCCGAGGACGACGCGCGCCTGGTCGCGGCGGTCCTCGCCGTGGCAGGAGAGCGTCGTTCCTCTCACCCGACGACAGCGACGACGCTTCCCTGCCACGAGGGCTCGACGTCGTGA
- a CDS encoding permease yields the protein MTTTTTAPRRTWIPVTGVVLLAVVLLIWAKWQPYWVKVPSVAGSGSLGNSILPASGVSLRAGLEFAGPYFLAIWPALVTGLLLAAAIRTVLPADWTARTVGRRGAVVGSALAVPGMMCSCCSAPVAVGLRQRAADVRAALAFWLASPALNPVVLVFCAFVLPWQWTLLRLAAGIGVVGVGALAARRAGDAPDPTGLAVATDSLDDGRPLPVRFLAALGGLSLRLLPEYLVLVVALGALRGVLFPLGAGLAGMHGAVVVAIVVLLAVAGTLLPIPTGAEIAAVAALLAAGVSPVIAAALLITLPAVSLPSLLMVRRVFPVRVLATVTVGTVLIGVVCSVVVAVGGSWTA from the coding sequence GTGACCACCACGACGACGGCTCCCCGCCGCACCTGGATCCCGGTCACCGGCGTGGTGCTGCTCGCGGTCGTGCTGCTGATCTGGGCGAAGTGGCAGCCGTACTGGGTGAAGGTCCCGTCGGTGGCGGGCTCCGGGTCGCTCGGGAACTCGATCCTGCCCGCGTCCGGGGTGTCGTTGCGGGCGGGCCTGGAGTTCGCGGGCCCGTACTTCCTCGCGATCTGGCCGGCGCTCGTCACCGGGCTCCTGCTCGCCGCGGCGATCCGGACGGTGCTGCCGGCGGACTGGACGGCCCGGACGGTCGGGCGGCGCGGCGCCGTCGTCGGGAGTGCCCTCGCGGTGCCGGGGATGATGTGCAGCTGCTGCTCGGCGCCGGTGGCGGTCGGGCTGCGGCAGCGTGCGGCCGACGTGCGGGCCGCCCTCGCGTTCTGGTTGGCGAGCCCCGCCCTCAACCCCGTCGTCCTCGTGTTCTGCGCGTTCGTACTGCCGTGGCAGTGGACGCTGCTGCGGCTGGCCGCCGGGATCGGCGTCGTCGGGGTGGGGGCCCTCGCCGCCCGGCGGGCGGGCGACGCCCCCGACCCGACCGGGCTCGCGGTCGCCACGGACTCCCTCGACGACGGGCGTCCGCTGCCGGTCCGGTTCCTCGCCGCGCTGGGCGGGCTGTCGCTGCGCCTGCTGCCGGAGTACCTGGTGCTGGTGGTGGCGCTCGGCGCGCTGCGCGGGGTGCTGTTCCCGCTCGGGGCGGGGCTCGCCGGCATGCACGGGGCCGTGGTGGTGGCGATCGTCGTGCTGCTCGCGGTGGCCGGGACGCTCCTGCCGATCCCGACGGGCGCGGAGATCGCCGCGGTGGCCGCGCTCCTGGCTGCGGGGGTGTCACCCGTGATCGCGGCCGCGCTCCTCATCACCCTGCCGGCGGTCAGCCTGCCGTCGCTGCTCATGGTGCGGCGGGTGTTCCCGGTGCGGGTGCTGGCCACGGTGACGGTGGGGACGGTGCTGATCGGGGTGGTGTGCTCGGTGGTCGTGGCGGTGGGTGGATCCTGGACGGCGTGA
- the nrfD gene encoding NrfD/PsrC family molybdoenzyme membrane anchor subunit, with amino-acid sequence MTEDLNPTGMPERARIDHDAVKPRRDSPRGGRKGEQLQVPEAEFRSYYGRPIIKAPVWKNPDVPLYLFLGGLAGSSAVLAAMAGPTGRPSLRRAGRYAAVGGAMGGTVFLIHDLHRPSRFLHMLRVFKPTSPLSVGSWILSPFAAFATAAAGAEALAPYLRGRRGAKTLQVAGDAAGVGAAVVGPALATYTAVLISNTAVPTWHEAHRHLPVLFAGSAAAAGGGFGLVFSRVEDNEPAQRLAIAGAVVELVTEEKMTRDLGMLADVYDKGRAKTLMTASKACLVVGAAGAVVGRRKRWAAALSGLALMAGSALTRFGVFDAGIASANDPAHIVVPQRERIRRREEAVQAGTTPPDRHYVPAAGN; translated from the coding sequence ATGACCGAGGATCTGAACCCCACGGGGATGCCGGAGCGGGCCCGGATCGACCACGACGCGGTGAAGCCGCGACGCGACAGTCCCCGCGGCGGCCGCAAGGGCGAGCAGCTGCAGGTGCCGGAGGCCGAGTTCCGCAGCTACTACGGGCGCCCGATCATCAAGGCGCCGGTGTGGAAGAACCCGGACGTCCCGCTGTACCTGTTCCTCGGCGGGCTCGCGGGCTCGTCGGCGGTGCTCGCGGCGATGGCGGGCCCCACGGGCCGGCCGTCGCTGCGGCGGGCGGGGCGGTACGCGGCCGTCGGCGGCGCCATGGGCGGCACCGTCTTCCTCATCCACGACCTGCACCGGCCGTCGCGCTTCCTGCACATGCTGCGGGTGTTCAAGCCGACCTCGCCGCTGTCGGTCGGCTCCTGGATCCTCTCCCCCTTCGCCGCGTTCGCGACGGCGGCGGCGGGCGCCGAGGCGCTCGCCCCGTACCTCCGCGGACGGCGGGGCGCGAAGACCCTGCAGGTCGCCGGCGACGCGGCCGGGGTCGGGGCGGCCGTCGTCGGACCGGCGCTGGCCACCTACACGGCGGTACTGATCTCGAACACCGCCGTCCCCACCTGGCACGAGGCGCACCGCCACCTGCCGGTGCTGTTCGCGGGCAGTGCCGCGGCCGCCGGCGGTGGCTTCGGCCTGGTGTTCTCGCGGGTCGAGGACAACGAGCCCGCCCAGCGCCTCGCGATCGCGGGCGCCGTGGTGGAGCTCGTCACCGAGGAGAAGATGACGCGGGACCTCGGGATGCTCGCCGACGTCTACGACAAGGGCCGCGCGAAGACGCTGATGACGGCGTCGAAGGCGTGCCTCGTGGTCGGCGCCGCCGGGGCCGTCGTGGGGCGGCGCAAGCGGTGGGCCGCTGCGCTGTCCGGGCTCGCCCTGATGGCCGGGTCGGCGCTCACCCGCTTCGGCGTGTTCGACGCCGGGATCGCCTCGGCCAACGACCCGGCGCACATCGTCGTGCCGCAGCGCGAGCGCATCCGTCGTCGGGAAGAGGCCGTGCAGGCCGGCACCACCCCGCCCGACCGGCACTACGTCCCCGCCGCGGGGAACTGA
- a CDS encoding 4Fe-4S dicluster domain-containing protein, with protein sequence MTNVFDAFSGTANSLYGELPDPAADAGFDPSHPKRVGFFTDTSVCIGCKACEVACKEWNLVPDDGTDASDLYRLTGMSYDNTGDLGASTWRHVAFIEDVRPHGSATTAHGGAVPAEPTTGHIPSGLPALGGGALPKAPRDAATAPPGPGGTGTGTVDLLTLLPDAGAHGQQTPDDERDVRWLMASDVCKHCTHAGCLDNCPTGALFRTEFGTVVVQDDICNGCGYCVPSCPYGVIDVRGSDGGAHKCTLCYDRLGSGLEPACAKACPTQSIQFGDLDELQAAADARLAELHGRGVNEARLYGRDENDGVGGDGAFFLLLDEPEVYGLPPDPIVTTRDLPEMWRNAALTAVGLGAAALAAFWKGGRR encoded by the coding sequence ATGACCAACGTCTTCGACGCGTTCTCCGGGACGGCCAACTCGCTGTACGGCGAGCTGCCCGACCCGGCCGCGGACGCCGGGTTCGACCCCTCGCACCCCAAGCGGGTCGGGTTCTTCACCGACACCTCGGTCTGCATCGGCTGCAAGGCCTGCGAGGTGGCGTGCAAGGAGTGGAACCTCGTCCCCGACGACGGGACCGACGCGTCGGACCTGTACCGCCTCACCGGGATGTCGTACGACAACACCGGTGACCTGGGGGCCTCCACGTGGCGCCACGTGGCGTTCATCGAGGACGTCCGCCCGCACGGGTCCGCGACCACCGCCCACGGCGGCGCCGTCCCGGCGGAGCCCACGACGGGACACATCCCGAGCGGGCTGCCGGCCCTGGGCGGCGGCGCGCTGCCGAAGGCACCCCGGGACGCGGCGACCGCGCCGCCCGGCCCGGGTGGCACCGGGACGGGCACCGTCGACCTGCTGACCCTGCTCCCCGACGCCGGGGCGCACGGCCAGCAGACCCCCGACGACGAGCGCGACGTCCGGTGGCTCATGGCCTCCGACGTCTGCAAGCACTGCACCCACGCGGGCTGCCTGGACAACTGCCCCACCGGGGCACTGTTCCGCACCGAGTTCGGCACCGTGGTGGTGCAGGACGACATCTGCAACGGCTGCGGGTACTGCGTCCCGTCGTGCCCCTACGGCGTCATCGACGTCCGCGGTTCCGACGGCGGCGCCCACAAGTGCACGCTCTGCTACGACCGGCTCGGGAGCGGACTGGAGCCGGCGTGCGCCAAGGCGTGCCCGACGCAGTCGATCCAGTTCGGCGACCTCGACGAGCTGCAGGCCGCCGCGGACGCCCGACTCGCCGAGCTGCACGGCCGCGGGGTGAACGAGGCCCGGCTCTACGGTCGCGACGAGAACGACGGCGTCGGCGGCGACGGGGCCTTCTTCCTGCTGCTCGACGAGCCCGAGGTCTACGGGCTGCCGCCGGACCCGATCGTCACCACCCGCGACCTGCCCGAGATGTGGCGGAACGCGGCGCTGACCGCGGTCGGCCTCGGGGCGGCGGCCCTGGCCGCGTTCTGGAAGGGCGGCCGGCGGTGA
- the fdh gene encoding formate dehydrogenase, with amino-acid sequence MGVRTWLGEWPMFRQATGPDPLARGAAVQSPRTKVLEPRTDTADEVVKSVCPYCAVGCGQNVYVRDGRVTQIEGDPDSPVSRGRLCPKGSASTSLVTSPSRVTTVRYRRPYGTEWEDLDLDTAVDMIADRVIDARRRGWQDTDDEGRVLRRTLGFSSLGGATLDNEENYLIKKLFMALGAIQVENQARIUHSATVPGLGTSFGRGGASNFQQDLIHSDCIVIEGSNMAEAHPVGFQWVMEAKRRGATIIHVDPRFTRTSAVADLHVPFRAGADIAFLGGLISYVLENGLDFREYVSAYTNAADLVGEEFADTEDMAGVFSGYNPETGRYDPVSWSLEGEGYSAPAAGQRDHWESQLREHHAAMSSDTAGGAGDAAHATGTPERDESLQHPRCVYQVMRRHYARYTPEAVSRVCGMSVDQFLAVARAITANSGRERTTAWVYSVGWTHHSVGAQYIRGAAILQTLLGNMGRPGGGILALRGHASIQGSTDIPTLYDLLPGYIPMPNAHLHEDLQSFLDADAAKTGFWGNMDTYLVSLLKAWWGDAATAENDFAFDYLPKLTGDHGTYGIVRDQIDRKTFGYFLVGENPAIGHANGKMQRLGLANLEWLVVRDMQMIESATFWKDGPEIETGELRTEEIGTEVFFLPCANHTEKSGTFTNTQRLLQWRREAVHPPADARSELHFYFHLGKRIREKLAGSTDERDRPLLDLTWDYPTFGIHSEPDPESVLAEINGADADGKPLSSYTELKADGSTTAGCWIYTGVYADGVNQADRRKPGSEQDWVAAEWGWAWPANRRTLYNRASADPEGRPWSERKAYVWWDEESQRWTGHDVPDFEATKPPSFKPEEGATRQDALSGTDAFIMQADGKAWLYAPAGMADGPMPTHYEPVESPVANLLHDQQDNPALERIDRAWNRINPSQSEVFPYVFITYRLTEHHTAGGMSRTLPYLSELQPEFFCEISPALAAERGLEHMGWATLVSARTAIEARVMVTERMKPLRIGDRQVHQIGLPYHWGSNGISTGDPANDLLGVVMDPNVHIQESKVATCDIQPGRRPRGPELLEYVADYRRRAGVEPGGIE; translated from the coding sequence ATGGGCGTCCGTACCTGGCTCGGCGAATGGCCGATGTTCCGCCAGGCGACCGGTCCTGACCCGCTGGCCCGCGGCGCCGCCGTGCAGAGTCCGCGCACGAAGGTCCTCGAGCCGCGGACCGACACCGCCGACGAGGTGGTGAAGTCGGTCTGCCCGTACTGCGCCGTGGGGTGCGGGCAGAACGTCTACGTGCGCGACGGTCGGGTCACGCAGATCGAGGGAGACCCGGACTCGCCGGTGTCCCGCGGTCGGCTGTGCCCCAAGGGCTCCGCGTCGACCTCGCTGGTCACCAGCCCGTCGCGGGTGACGACGGTCCGCTACCGGCGGCCGTACGGCACCGAGTGGGAGGACCTCGACCTCGACACCGCGGTCGACATGATCGCCGACCGGGTGATCGACGCCCGACGTCGCGGGTGGCAGGACACCGACGACGAGGGCCGCGTCCTGCGGCGCACGCTGGGCTTCTCGAGCCTGGGCGGCGCGACGCTGGACAACGAGGAGAACTACCTCATCAAGAAGCTGTTCATGGCGCTCGGCGCGATCCAGGTGGAGAACCAGGCGCGCATTTGACACAGCGCCACCGTCCCCGGTCTGGGGACCAGCTTCGGCCGCGGAGGGGCCTCGAACTTCCAGCAGGACCTAATCCACTCGGACTGCATCGTCATCGAGGGATCGAACATGGCGGAGGCCCACCCCGTGGGCTTCCAGTGGGTGATGGAGGCGAAGCGCCGCGGCGCCACGATCATCCACGTCGACCCGCGGTTCACCCGCACGTCGGCGGTCGCCGACCTGCACGTGCCGTTCCGCGCGGGCGCCGACATCGCGTTCCTGGGCGGGCTCATCAGCTACGTGCTGGAGAACGGGCTCGACTTCCGGGAGTACGTGTCCGCGTACACGAACGCCGCCGACCTGGTCGGTGAGGAGTTCGCCGACACCGAGGACATGGCCGGCGTCTTCTCCGGCTACAACCCGGAGACCGGGCGTTACGACCCGGTGAGCTGGTCGCTCGAGGGCGAGGGCTACAGCGCGCCGGCCGCCGGTCAGCGCGACCACTGGGAGTCCCAGCTCCGCGAGCACCACGCCGCGATGTCCTCGGACACCGCGGGCGGGGCGGGCGACGCGGCCCACGCGACCGGGACGCCGGAACGCGACGAGAGCCTCCAGCACCCGCGGTGCGTCTACCAGGTCATGCGCCGGCACTACGCCCGCTACACCCCGGAGGCGGTCTCGCGGGTCTGCGGCATGAGCGTCGACCAGTTCCTCGCCGTCGCGAGGGCGATCACAGCGAACTCGGGGCGCGAGCGGACGACGGCCTGGGTGTACTCGGTGGGCTGGACGCACCACAGCGTCGGCGCGCAGTACATCCGCGGCGCGGCGATCCTGCAGACACTGCTGGGCAACATGGGGCGGCCCGGCGGCGGCATCCTCGCGCTGCGCGGGCACGCCTCCATCCAGGGGTCGACCGACATCCCGACGCTCTACGACCTGCTGCCGGGCTACATCCCGATGCCCAACGCGCACCTGCACGAGGATCTGCAGAGCTTCCTCGACGCCGACGCGGCGAAGACCGGGTTCTGGGGCAACATGGACACCTACCTGGTGTCCCTGCTCAAGGCCTGGTGGGGCGACGCGGCGACCGCGGAGAACGACTTCGCGTTCGACTACCTGCCGAAGCTGACCGGCGACCACGGCACCTACGGGATCGTCCGGGACCAGATCGACCGGAAGACGTTCGGCTACTTCCTCGTCGGCGAGAACCCCGCCATCGGGCACGCGAACGGCAAGATGCAGCGCCTCGGCCTCGCCAACCTCGAGTGGCTGGTCGTCCGGGACATGCAGATGATCGAGTCGGCCACGTTCTGGAAGGACGGGCCGGAGATCGAGACCGGTGAGCTGCGCACCGAGGAGATCGGGACCGAGGTCTTCTTCCTGCCCTGCGCGAACCACACCGAGAAGTCCGGCACGTTCACCAACACCCAGCGGCTGCTGCAGTGGCGCCGCGAGGCGGTGCACCCGCCGGCCGACGCGCGCTCCGAGCTGCACTTCTACTTCCACCTCGGGAAGCGGATCCGGGAGAAGCTCGCCGGCTCGACCGACGAGCGCGACCGCCCGCTGCTCGACCTGACGTGGGACTACCCGACGTTCGGCATCCACAGCGAGCCGGACCCCGAGTCGGTGCTGGCCGAGATCAACGGCGCCGACGCCGACGGGAAGCCGCTGTCGAGCTACACCGAGCTCAAGGCGGACGGCTCGACGACGGCGGGCTGCTGGATCTACACCGGCGTCTACGCCGACGGCGTCAACCAGGCCGACCGGCGCAAGCCCGGCTCGGAGCAGGACTGGGTCGCCGCCGAGTGGGGCTGGGCCTGGCCCGCGAACCGCCGCACGCTCTACAACCGCGCCTCGGCCGACCCCGAGGGACGGCCGTGGAGCGAGCGCAAGGCCTACGTGTGGTGGGACGAGGAGTCCCAGCGCTGGACCGGGCACGACGTCCCGGACTTCGAGGCCACCAAGCCGCCGTCGTTCAAGCCGGAGGAGGGGGCGACCCGTCAGGACGCCCTGTCGGGCACCGACGCCTTCATCATGCAGGCCGACGGCAAGGCCTGGCTCTACGCGCCGGCGGGCATGGCGGACGGGCCGATGCCGACGCACTACGAGCCCGTCGAGTCACCGGTCGCCAACCTGCTGCACGACCAGCAGGACAACCCGGCGCTCGAACGGATCGACCGGGCGTGGAACCGGATCAACCCGTCGCAGAGCGAGGTCTTCCCCTACGTCTTCATCACCTACCGCCTGACCGAGCACCACACCGCGGGCGGCATGAGCCGCACGCTGCCCTACCTCTCGGAGCTCCAGCCGGAGTTCTTCTGCGAGATCTCCCCGGCGCTGGCCGCCGAGCGGGGCCTCGAGCACATGGGGTGGGCGACCCTGGTCTCGGCGCGGACGGCGATCGAGGCGCGGGTGATGGTGACCGAGCGCATGAAACCGCTGCGGATCGGGGACCGTCAGGTGCACCAGATCGGGCTTCCCTACCACTGGGGCTCGAACGGAATCTCGACCGGCGACCCGGCGAACGACCTGCTGGGGGTCGTGATGGACCCGAACGTCCACATCCAGGAGTCCAAGGTCGCGACCTGCGACATCCAGCCCGGACGTCGACCACGCGGCCCCGAGCTCCTCGAGTACGTCGCCGACTACCGCCGCCGTGCGGGCGTCGAGCCGGGAGGGATCGAGTGA
- a CDS encoding SLC13 family permease — protein sequence MWTATDTRLVITAATAVALVIVLITSRLRLHAFPALMVGSLVLGLVAGLGPSKTVDGFTDGVGGTLGDVGVVLGLGTMLGKLLADSGGADLLADALLRRSGHRMLPWAVALLAMVLGIPLFFEIGVVLVLPIVFTVAMRLDRERGHEGGRDEQGRSTILRVGIPALAGLSALHAFIPPHPGPLVAIDALGADLGQTLLIGIVVAIPTVAVAGPLFAHYAARWAHAEPPASLVRTAASPERQQSATADAGRQQSATADAGRQQSATADAGSEPGADPADRHPPPGLTATLVTILLPVVLMLVRTVADVATPDGSPVRSVAEFVGEPIVALLLALLLATWTFGLRRGLSGSEVSSLAAAGLVPAASILVIIGAGGGFKQVLVDSGVGDSLAKAATGVGVPVLLLAWFVAVLIRLATGSATVATVTAAGIVAPVLAAEPSASPVLVALAIGAGSVFFSHVNDAGFWLVREYFGMSVRDTFRTWSVMETLVSVVGLLAVLAASLVV from the coding sequence GTGTGGACCGCTACCGACACGCGCCTGGTGATCACCGCGGCGACCGCCGTCGCGCTCGTGATCGTGCTGATCACCTCCCGGCTGCGACTGCACGCCTTCCCCGCCCTCATGGTCGGCTCGCTCGTGCTCGGGCTGGTCGCCGGACTGGGGCCGTCGAAGACGGTCGACGGGTTCACCGACGGCGTCGGCGGCACGCTCGGGGACGTCGGCGTGGTGCTCGGCCTCGGCACGATGCTCGGCAAGCTGCTCGCCGACTCCGGCGGTGCGGACCTGCTCGCCGACGCCCTGCTGCGCCGGTCGGGGCACCGGATGCTGCCGTGGGCGGTCGCGCTGCTCGCGATGGTGCTCGGGATCCCGCTCTTCTTCGAGATCGGCGTGGTGCTCGTGCTGCCGATCGTCTTCACCGTCGCGATGCGTCTCGACCGGGAGCGCGGGCACGAGGGCGGCCGGGACGAGCAGGGCCGCTCGACGATCCTGCGCGTCGGCATCCCTGCCCTCGCCGGGCTGTCCGCCCTGCACGCCTTCATCCCGCCGCACCCGGGCCCGCTCGTCGCGATCGACGCGCTGGGCGCCGACCTGGGGCAGACCCTGCTGATCGGCATCGTCGTCGCGATCCCGACGGTGGCCGTGGCCGGTCCGCTCTTCGCCCACTACGCCGCGCGCTGGGCGCACGCCGAGCCGCCGGCGTCGCTGGTGCGCACCGCCGCCTCCCCGGAGCGTCAGCAGAGTGCCACCGCTGACGCCGGGCGCCAGCAGAGTGCCACCGCTGACGCCGGGCGCCAGCAGAGTGCCACCGCTGACGCCGGGTCCGAGCCGGGCGCCGACCCCGCCGATCGGCACCCGCCGCCCGGCCTCACCGCCACCCTCGTGACGATCCTGCTGCCCGTCGTCCTCATGCTCGTGCGGACCGTCGCCGACGTCGCCACCCCCGACGGGTCCCCGGTGCGCTCGGTCGCGGAGTTCGTCGGCGAGCCGATCGTCGCGCTGCTGCTCGCCCTGCTCCTCGCCACGTGGACCTTCGGCCTCCGCCGCGGCCTGTCCGGCTCCGAGGTGAGTTCGCTCGCCGCCGCCGGTCTCGTGCCCGCCGCGTCGATCCTCGTCATCATCGGCGCCGGCGGGGGCTTCAAGCAGGTCCTCGTCGACTCCGGCGTCGGCGACTCGCTCGCGAAGGCGGCCACGGGCGTCGGCGTCCCGGTCCTGCTGCTGGCCTGGTTCGTCGCCGTGCTCATCCGGCTCGCCACCGGGTCGGCGACCGTCGCGACGGTCACCGCCGCGGGCATCGTCGCGCCCGTCCTCGCCGCCGAGCCGTCCGCGTCGCCGGTGCTCGTCGCGCTCGCGATCGGGGCCGGCTCGGTGTTCTTCTCGCACGTCAACGACGCGGGCTTCTGGCTCGTCCGCGAGTATTTCGGCATGTCGGTCCGCGACACGTTCCGCACCTGGTCGGTCATGGAGACACTGGTGTCGGTCGTCGGCCTGCTCGCGGTGCTGGCGGCGAGCCTCGTTGTCTGA
- a CDS encoding gluconokinase, protein MSEAETVLAVDVGTTSTKAVLFTTTGVVLGEGDRGYPLGEPEPGAAVQDPETIWEAVGDAVRDAAGGTRPAVVALSAAMHGLLGVDDGGDPVGPLLTWADSRAAGVAGEIRRRGDALALHRRTGTPVHSMSPLVKLAWLRRERPSLHAAPARFGGVKEFVVGRATGERAADASCASGTGLMDLERRCWDDEALDLAGLTPDRLDRIVDTTAVVGSLTAAAAREWDLPSGTPVVAGAGDGPLANLGLGAIRPGVLACSIGTSGALRLAVDRPGIDPRGRLFCYELTPQRWTVGGAVTNGGVVLDWASETFGADPDELLDEAAAVPAGADGLLAIPHLLAERAPRWDGGLGGTFLNLQRSHGRGHLTRALLEGVCLQLRLVLDSVRDAGMAVEEVRATGGFARSPFWRQLLADVLGVPVGFTDGHQGSAYGAALLGLQGVGLLDDGPDALADVADRVTITETLEPGPSADAYTRRRDLVEQVHDQLADVVGELRASS, encoded by the coding sequence TTGTCTGAGGCGGAGACCGTCCTCGCCGTCGACGTCGGCACCACCTCCACCAAGGCGGTCCTCTTCACGACGACGGGGGTGGTGCTGGGGGAGGGCGACCGCGGCTACCCGCTGGGCGAGCCGGAGCCCGGCGCCGCCGTGCAGGACCCGGAGACCATCTGGGAGGCGGTCGGTGACGCGGTGCGCGACGCGGCCGGCGGCACCCGCCCGGCCGTGGTCGCCCTCTCCGCGGCGATGCACGGGCTGCTCGGGGTCGACGACGGCGGGGATCCGGTCGGGCCGCTGCTCACCTGGGCCGACTCCCGGGCCGCCGGGGTGGCCGGCGAGATCCGCCGACGCGGCGACGCGCTCGCCCTGCACCGCCGGACCGGGACCCCCGTCCACTCGATGAGCCCGCTGGTCAAGCTCGCCTGGCTGCGTCGCGAGCGGCCCAGCCTGCACGCCGCGCCCGCACGCTTCGGCGGGGTGAAGGAGTTCGTCGTCGGCCGCGCGACCGGTGAGCGGGCGGCCGACGCGTCCTGCGCCTCCGGCACCGGGCTGATGGACCTGGAGCGGCGGTGCTGGGACGACGAGGCCCTGGACCTCGCGGGGCTCACGCCCGACCGGCTCGACCGGATCGTCGACACGACCGCCGTCGTCGGGAGCCTGACCGCGGCCGCGGCGCGGGAGTGGGACCTGCCGTCGGGAACACCGGTGGTGGCCGGGGCCGGGGACGGACCGCTGGCCAACCTCGGGCTCGGCGCCATCCGCCCCGGCGTGCTGGCCTGCTCGATCGGCACGAGCGGTGCCCTGCGGCTGGCGGTGGACCGTCCCGGGATCGACCCGCGCGGCCGCCTGTTCTGCTACGAGCTCACCCCGCAGCGCTGGACGGTCGGCGGCGCCGTGACCAACGGGGGCGTGGTGCTCGACTGGGCGTCCGAGACGTTCGGCGCGGACCCCGACGAGCTGCTCGACGAGGCCGCCGCCGTCCCGGCCGGCGCCGACGGACTGCTGGCCATCCCGCACCTGCTCGCCGAGCGCGCCCCGCGCTGGGACGGCGGTCTCGGGGGGACGTTCCTCAACCTGCAGCGCTCCCACGGCCGCGGGCACCTGACCCGTGCCCTGCTCGAGGGGGTCTGCCTGCAGCTGCGCCTGGTGCTCGACTCGGTGCGCGACGCGGGGATGGCGGTCGAGGAGGTCCGGGCGACCGGGGGCTTCGCCCGCAGCCCGTTCTGGCGTCAGCTGCTCGCGGACGTGCTCGGGGTGCCGGTCGGGTTCACCGACGGGCACCAGGGCTCCGCGTACGGCGCGGCCCTGCTCGGCCTGCAGGGCGTCGGCCTGCTCGACGACGGGCCGGACGCCCTGGCGGACGTCGCGGACCGCGTCACGATCACCGAGACCCTGGAGCCGGGGCCGTCGGCCGACGCCTACACCCGTCGTCGGGACCTCGTGGAGCAGGTGCACGACCAGCTCGCCGACGTGGTCGGCGAGCTGCGTGCGTCCTCCTAG